The sequence GAATTGAAAGAATAAGAATAGGTTCTATAGACCCTACCTTTTTTACAGAAAAAGTTGTAAAGAAAATAACTAATTTTAAAAAATTATGTCCTCATTATCATCTTTCACTTCAAAGTGGATGTAATGAAACTTTGAAAAGAATGAATAGAAGATACACTTCAGATGAATATAGGAATATAGTTAACTTTTTAAGAGAAAATATAGATGATGTATCAATTACTACAGATGTTATTGTTGGTTTTCCAGGAGAAACAGATGAAGAATTTAATAATACTTATGAGTTTTTAAAAGAAGTTAAACTTACTAAGACTCATGTTTTTAAATATAGTCCACGAACAGGAACGAAAGCAGCTTCAATGGAAGAACAAGTGGATGGAAACAAAAAAGATGAGAGAAGTAAACTTTTGATTTCACTTAGCAATAAAAATGAGAAAGATTTTATGGAGAAGTTCTTAAATAGGGATATGAAGGTCTTGTTTGAACAAGAATGTAATGATAGAGTAGGATATTATGAGGGATATACAACTAATTATATGAAAGTTATAGTTCCACATGATTGTAACTCTATTATAGGAAAAATAGTTAACGTTAAATTAATATCTTTGGAAAATGAAAATATAATAGGAAAAATTATTTAATAATATTTTAAATAATGGTATAATGAAACTAATGTTTTTATAGGTGAGGAGGTGAAAGAATGTCGGATTGCATATTTTGTAAAATAGTAAATGGTGAAATTCCATCAAAAAAAGTCTATGAAGATGAAAATGTATTAGCATTCTATGACATTAGTCCAGAAGCACCTGTACATGTAGTTGTTATACCAAAGCAGCATATTCAAAGTGTGAATGATTTAAATGAAGAAAATTTGGAAATAGTTTCACAAATCTTTAAAGCTATAAATAAAATAGTTATTGAACTCGGAATAGCAGATAGTGGATATAGAATTGTTAATAACTGTGGCAAAGATGGTGGTCAAACTGTAAATCATCTACATTTCCATTTACTAGGGGGAAGAAGCTTGAATTGGCCTCCTGGTTAAATAATTTAAATCAATTTGCTGAAATTCTTGACAGCTTGAATTTTACTAGTGTATAATAGTCCATGTGTTATTAAGCCCACAGCTGTGATTTATATCAATAGTGGAAGTATCGCTAGCGGAGGGAGGGAAGAGAAGATGTCAGAAATAAAAGTTGGAGAAAATGAAACACTTGATAGTGCATTAAGAAGATTTAAAAGAAAGTGCGCGAGAGCAGGGGTTCTTTCAGAAGTTAGAAAGAGAGAACACTATGAAAAGCCAAGTGTAAAGAAAAAGAAGAAGTCAGAAGCAGCTAGAAAAAGAAAATTCAAATAGTATTTTAGTATTTGAAAGAAGGTAAAGTAATGCCAACAATAAAGGAAAGATTACAAGAAGATTGGAAGAGTGCGTTAAAGGCTAAAGACAAATTTAGAACTTCAACAATAAGCACTGCAAAATCTGCAATACTATTAGTTGAAAAAACTGACAGTATTAAGTTAGAGGATGAACAAGTGATAGAGATTCTATCAAAAGAAGTCAAGCAAAGAAGAGAAGCTATGCTTGAATTTGAAAAAGGAAATAGACAAGATTTAGTTGATGCTGCAAAGGCTGAAATAGAAATTTTGCTCGAATACCTTCCTCAGCAGTTAAGTGAAGAAGAAATAAAAGATATTGTTAAACAAGCAGCTGATAAAATTGGTGCTAGTGGCATGAAAGACATGGGAAAAGTTATGGCAGAAGTTAGACCTCAGATTGTTGGTAGAGCTGATGGCAAACTAGTAAGTAATGTTGTTAAAGAATACTTAAATAATAAATAAGAGTTCACTTATGTGAACTCTTTTTGCTGCGTAAAAATAAATATTAATCTAAGCTATTAAAACTATTGATATTTTTATCAGTAGTTTTTTTGTTTTAATTCTAAAATTTAATTTTTTTCATAGATTAATATGAAAGCAGTTATTTATAGGGGGTATTTTATGAATTTAGATAAAATTAAAAATGGTATGATTGAAAAAATCGAATTGCCTAGAGATTTGGTTAAAGGCTTTCCGAGGATAGAAATACTAGGAGATGAAGAAATTACAGTTGAAAATCATCAGGGAATAAAAAGCTTTGATAAAAATAAGATAGAAATTAATTCAAGTATAGGAAAAATAACTTTGGTTGGTGAAGGTTTAGAAATATTATTTATGGGAGGAGAAACTATAACCATCGGAGGAAAATTTAAATCAATAGCATATAGGGAGGATGTATAATGTATTTAGATTTTTTGAAGAAAGGATATATAAGCGTAGAAATAAAATTGTTTAATCCAGAGAGATTAATCAATTTATTGTGGAACAGGGGAATTAGAGTAGAAAAAATAGAAAAAAAAGATGTGATCACCTTATGCATGCAAATAAAGTATGCAGATTACAATGAAATTAGGAGTATGGTTAAAGAATTACATGGAGAAATTAGTATTAAAAATAAAAAAGGAATAGTGGTATGGCTTATTAAGTTTAAAAATAGAAGCAGCTATATAGTAGGAATTATTTTGTTTTTAGGAATATTTTATTTCTTGTCAGGTTTTGTATGGGGGGTTGAGGTAGATGATAATAAGTTCCTATCTCCGTATGAAGTAAGAAAGGCAGTATATTCTTTAGGGGCTAAGCCAGGGGTTAGAAAGGATAAAATCAATATTAAACAATTAGAAAAAGGAATAGAAGATAGCAACGAAAATATAATGTGGGTTAGAGCAAGAATAGAAGGTTCAGTATTAAAGGTGACAGTTCAAGAAAGAATAACACCACCTAGAAACTTACAAAAGAATAATGAACAGGTAGCTCATTATAAAGAAATTGTGGCAAAAATGGACGGGGAAATTGTCATGATATATTCAAGCTCAGGGTCTCCAATGGTTAAAAGAGGAGACTATGTTAAGAAAGGTGATTTATTAATAGAAGGTGCCCAAGGTAATGAAGAACATAGATATGAAGTTGAACCAGAAGGTACTGTAATTGCAAAAACTTATGAAGAAAAACAAGTTGAGATTCAGATTTCTGGAAATAAGAAAGAAAGAACAGGTCAAGTAGATACTGATTTATATATTGAAGTAGCAGGAAAGAAAATTTATCTTAAAAAGGCTACTAAATCTTATCAAGACTATGATAAAATAGAAAGTAAAGATAATTTTATAAAACAAATTCAATATTTTCCTAAAAAAGAAGTGCCTATAACAGATTCAAAAGAATCATTAATTGAAGAAACAGTAAATAAACTTCAAGCTGAAGTTCAGCAAAACATTGAAAAAAGTGATAAAATAGTAGATAAAATAATTAATCAAGAAGATTTAGGCAATGGAAAACTTAGATTAAAAGTTGTTTTTGTTATTGAAAGGGATATAACTTTGAAACAATAAGGTATCTGAAGATAAATAGCAAGTCCAAATAGATTAACATATAAACCTATATACTTTCAGATGTCTAAATAATAGCAAGAGGGTGAAAGAGGTGCACAAAAAGAAAAGTAGTATTTTAAGCAACACAAAAAGAGGATTAATATTTGTAATCACATTTTTAGCAGCATATGTAATCCTAACAACTGCACTAGTAACTAAAAAATACGATTTAAAGGTAGGAGAAATTCCAAAGACAGATATTAAGGCACCTAGAGAATTTGTTGATGAGGAGGCTACTAACGCATATAAGAAGGAAATTGGTGATAAAGTAGAACTTCAGTACACATTGAAGAAAGATGTTCAAAAAACTTCAGAAGATAATATAAGAAATTTTTTTGCTGATTTACTTAGCATAAAACAACAAAATTCTGATGATAAAAAAAAGAAAGACGACCTAAGTAAAGTAGATATTGTTAAGCTTGATAGTGAAGGTTATATGGCTCTGCTAGCATTGGATAAATCTGATATAGGTACTATACAGTCAATTTTAATTGAGGCTATGGGAAAGGTTTATGCCACACCTATTGAAGAAGATAAGCAGAGTGATATTGAATCTGCTAAGATTATTATTGACAATAAAATTTCTACTTTAGATTACAGCAGATCTCTTAAAGAAACACTAAAAGCCATTGCTTACTCCCAAATTAGACCTAACTTTTTTTATGATAAAGAAAAAACAGATGAAAAGTTGAAGGAGGCAATGAAAAATTTATCCCCTGTTTTGATAAAGAAGAATCAGATAATAGTAAAAGAAGGAGAGCCAGTGACAGCTAGGCAAATTCAGCTTTTAAATTCTATTGGGTTAATGAATAATTCTAAATTTAATTTTATTATATATATAGCTTTGGCTGTATATATACTGGCTATATTTATTCTTCAATATGGATTTTTGAAGAAAGAGCATAAGGAATTATATGAAGATAATAGTAAGTTACTGTTGATTAGTTTAATTAATATATTATCGTTAGTTTTAGCTAGAGGGATAAATATAGCTACACCATTTTTAATTCCTTTTGCTTTTGGACCTATGCTTCTTGCTTTATTGCTTAATTATAAAGTTTCGTTGGTAGTAAGTATGAGTAATTTATTACTAATAAGTGCTGCAACAGGTTTTAATGTAGAGAGTATGGTTCTTGGAGTACTAAGTACTATTTTGGGATCTGTATTGCTTAAGAAAATGCAGCAAAGAAATGATATACTTTATGCAAGTATATATATGGCGGTAATTTGTAGTGTGATTACATTTTCTTCGGGATTGTTACTATCCAATAATAACATGGATGTTTTGATTAAAGCTGGAATATCTGCCTTAGGATCAATATTCTCTGGTATTTTAGCAATTGGAGCGTTATCTTTTTTTGAAAATGCTTTTGATATAATGACTAATGTAAAGTTATTAGAGTTATCAAATCCTAATAATCCATTGTTGAGAAAGATACTTATGGAAGCTCCAGGAACTTATCATCATAGCATGCTTGTTGCTAATTTAGGTGAAATGGCTGCTGAAAACATTGGTGCTAACCCTATTTTGACAAGAATCGGAGCATACTATCATGATGTTGGGAAAACTGTAAGACCTATATTTTTCAAGGAAAATCAAATGGGAAAAGAAAATCCACATGATAAAATATCACCAGATTTGTCTGCACTTATTATTGTTTCTCATGTTAAGGATGGAATTGAGCTTGCAGAAAAGAATAAAATACCTACAGGTATAAAAGATATAATACAGCAGCATCATGGAACAACTTTAGTAAAGTATTTCTATATAACTGCTAAGAATAATGCTGAAAACCCAGAGGCAGTTAATGAGGATGAATACAGATATCCTGGTCCAATACCTCAAAGTAAAGAGGCTGGAATAATAATGTTAGCTGATTCTGTGGAAGCGGCAGTTAGATCTATAAATGATCCAACAAAAGAAAAAATTGAAGAAATGGTAGAAAAGATAATAAAAGATAAGTTAGATAATGGACAATTAGATGAATGTGACTTAACTTTGAAAGATATAAAAAATATAAAATTATGTTTTTTAAAGGCTTTAAATGGAATATATCATCAAAGAATAGAATATCCTACAGATAAGAATAGCAAGAAGGAGAGTTAGACATGATTTATGTAGATAATAGACAGAATAAAATAACTGTTAATTCTGAGTTGGAGGAAATACTTTCAAAGACAATAAGCTTTGCGTTACAGGAAGAAGAAGTAAAAGTTCCCTATGAGGTAAGTTTAGTATTTGTTGATAATGAAGATATAAGAAAAATAAATAATGAAACTCGTCATATTGATAAAGAAACAGATGTATTGTCTTTTCCAATGCTTGATTATCCAAAAGCCAAGGTGTTTAAAGAAGTTTATAAAGAATATAATTTCGATAAAACCTTTTTGGATGGAGAAGATTTAATTCTAGGGGATATAGTACTTAGCTTAGAGAAAGCCTTAGAGCAAAGCAAAGAATTTAATCATTCTTTCAATAGAGAAGTTGCTTATCTTGTAGTTCATTCTATATTACACTTATTGGGTTACGATCATATGGAAGAAGATGAAAAGATAATTATGAGAGGAAGAGAAGAAGAAATACTTAAAAAATTATATTTAACAAGAGATTAGGTGAGGGAATATGAAAGTAAGAAAATTAGTAGATAGCTTTAACTATGCAATAAACGGAATTTTAGATACATTAAGAACTCAGAGGAATATGCAAATTCACTTTGCTGTTACTGTAATAGTACTGATTTCCTGTCTTCTGTTTGACATATCAAAAATTGAATTTTTAATATTATCAATAACAATATGTATGGTGATTTCTGCTGAATTAGTTAATACAGCCATAGAAAGTGTAGTGGATCTGGCTGCTAATTACTATCATCCTGTTGCTAAGATTGCTAAGAATGCAGCAGCTGGTGCTGTGTTAATAACTGCTGTGAATGCAGTGGTAGTTGGCTATATTATTTTTTGGGATAAGTTAACTAATATAACCTTTAAGGTGCTTGGAGCAATTAAAAGTTCAAGCCCATACACTATTTTTATTGCATTAGTGCTTGTATGTATATTAACTATAATAGTGAAAGCATATTTTGGGGAAGGAACTCCATTAAAGGGAGGAATGCCTTCAGGGCATAGTGCATTATCTTTTTCCTTAGCAACAGCTATAACCTTAATTACAGAACAGCCAATTTGTATTGTTTTGAGTTTTCTTATGGCACTAATTACTGCTCAAAGTAGAGTGGATGCAGAAGTACATTCAATATGGGAAGTAGCAGCAGGCGCTGTATTTGGAACTTTATTAACAATATTGGTTTTTAAGATATTTGCTGGGCAGTAAGAAAAATAATTGTAATTAGATGAATTAGTGAGTATAATATGAGATACACTAATTTTTGAAGATAAGTATGAAAGAATCTATTAAAGCAAGAAAATTAGCATTCTTGTGACATATGTATGAAGACAATTGTAAGATTTGCGCAAGATGAGAGAATAGAATTATATAATGAAAAAGATTATGTAAAAAGACAATAGAAAAAATTTTGCCAGTTGCTTTTTAAAGGCTTGCAAAAACAAGGAGGAACAATGTTTAAATCAGGATTTGTATCAATTGTAGGGAGACCTAATGTAGGAAAGTCAACATTAACGAATTTATTAATGGGAGAAAAGTTAGCAATAGTTTCTAATAAACCACAAACAACTAGGAAAAATATGCAAACTATATTAACAACTGATGATTATCAAATGATATTTGTAGATACACCAGGTATACATAAGCCAAAACATAAACTTGGAGAATTCATGGTAAATGCCGCTAAGGATAGTTTTAAGGATGTTGATTTGGTTTTATTCTTAACAACTCCAGAAGGAGATCTTGGAAAAGGGGATCAGTTTATTTTAGAAGCACTTAAAAATACAAAGGCACCTGTATTTTTAGTATTAAATAAGGTGGATGAAAATACAAGAGAAAAGGTAGCTGAAACACTTCAAAAGTATTCATCTGCTTTAGAATTTGCAGAAATAATTCCTATTTCAGCATTGAAATCTAAAAATACAGATACATTATTAAAACTTATGGTAGATTATATGCCAGAGGGTCCTAAATATTATCCAGAGGACATGATAACAGATGTACAAGAAAGATTTATAATTTCCGAAATAGTAAGAGAAAAAGCTCTTAGAAATTTAAGTCAAGAAGTTCCTCATGGAATAGCTGTTGATATAATTCAGATGAAGCAAAATGATAAGGGAATGTATAATATAGAAGTGGATTTAATTTGCGAGAAGGCATCTCATAAAGGAATCATAATAGGCAAAGATGGCCAAACATTAAAGAAAATTGGTGAAAGAGCAAGAATGGATATTGAAAAATTCCTAGATGCTAGAGTTAATCTTAAAATTTGGGTAAAAGTGAGAAAAGAGTGGAGAGACAACCAACTGTTGCTTAACGAATTAGGCTATAAAAAGTCTAAATAAAGGGGGCATCTATTCTGGGTTTAGTAAAAACTAAGGGTGTAGTAATAAAAACAAAGGATTTTAAAGAAAATGATAAGTTGGTATGGATATTTTCTCAGGAAAGGGGAAAAATTACAACTATAGCGAAGGGAGCAAAAAAAAGCAAAAGTAAGTTTTTGTCTCCTACTCTTCCTTTAGCTTATGGAGAATTTGTAATGTTCAAAGGAAAAAGTTTATATAATTTACAAGAGGTAAAATTATTAAATTCCTTTCAGAAGCTACTTGATAATTTAGAAAAGCTTACATATTCCTCTTACGTTTGTGAATTAGTAGATATATCAATGCAGGATGAAGAACCAAATGAAGAGCTATATAAGGATTTTATAACATGTCTGTACTTACTAGATACAGATGCTTTAGATTATGAATTGCTAATTAGAGCGTTTGAGCTGAAGGTGCTAAAAGCCACAGGATATGGATTGAATTTTGATAATTGCGTTATTTGCAAGAGAAAGTTGAATAGCTCTGATTACATAAATTTATCATATTATGGAGGCGTTTGTGAAGATTGTGAAAAAACAAATGGATTAAAGATTTCAAAAGCAGCTTTCAGTGCTTTGAGATTTTTAA comes from Clostridium sp. TW13 and encodes:
- a CDS encoding histidine triad nucleotide-binding protein — protein: MSDCIFCKIVNGEIPSKKVYEDENVLAFYDISPEAPVHVVVIPKQHIQSVNDLNEENLEIVSQIFKAINKIVIELGIADSGYRIVNNCGKDGGQTVNHLHFHLLGGRSLNWPPG
- the rpsU gene encoding 30S ribosomal protein S21, whose amino-acid sequence is MSEIKVGENETLDSALRRFKRKCARAGVLSEVRKREHYEKPSVKKKKKSEAARKRKFK
- a CDS encoding GatB/YqeY domain-containing protein, which gives rise to MPTIKERLQEDWKSALKAKDKFRTSTISTAKSAILLVEKTDSIKLEDEQVIEILSKEVKQRREAMLEFEKGNRQDLVDAAKAEIEILLEYLPQQLSEEEIKDIVKQAADKIGASGMKDMGKVMAEVRPQIVGRADGKLVSNVVKEYLNNK
- the yqfC gene encoding sporulation protein YqfC, producing MNLDKIKNGMIEKIELPRDLVKGFPRIEILGDEEITVENHQGIKSFDKNKIEINSSIGKITLVGEGLEILFMGGETITIGGKFKSIAYREDV
- the yqfD gene encoding sporulation protein YqfD, whose product is MYLDFLKKGYISVEIKLFNPERLINLLWNRGIRVEKIEKKDVITLCMQIKYADYNEIRSMVKELHGEISIKNKKGIVVWLIKFKNRSSYIVGIILFLGIFYFLSGFVWGVEVDDNKFLSPYEVRKAVYSLGAKPGVRKDKINIKQLEKGIEDSNENIMWVRARIEGSVLKVTVQERITPPRNLQKNNEQVAHYKEIVAKMDGEIVMIYSSSGSPMVKRGDYVKKGDLLIEGAQGNEEHRYEVEPEGTVIAKTYEEKQVEIQISGNKKERTGQVDTDLYIEVAGKKIYLKKATKSYQDYDKIESKDNFIKQIQYFPKKEVPITDSKESLIEETVNKLQAEVQQNIEKSDKIVDKIINQEDLGNGKLRLKVVFVIERDITLKQ
- a CDS encoding HD family phosphohydrolase, with protein sequence MKEVHKKKSSILSNTKRGLIFVITFLAAYVILTTALVTKKYDLKVGEIPKTDIKAPREFVDEEATNAYKKEIGDKVELQYTLKKDVQKTSEDNIRNFFADLLSIKQQNSDDKKKKDDLSKVDIVKLDSEGYMALLALDKSDIGTIQSILIEAMGKVYATPIEEDKQSDIESAKIIIDNKISTLDYSRSLKETLKAIAYSQIRPNFFYDKEKTDEKLKEAMKNLSPVLIKKNQIIVKEGEPVTARQIQLLNSIGLMNNSKFNFIIYIALAVYILAIFILQYGFLKKEHKELYEDNSKLLLISLINILSLVLARGINIATPFLIPFAFGPMLLALLLNYKVSLVVSMSNLLLISAATGFNVESMVLGVLSTILGSVLLKKMQQRNDILYASIYMAVICSVITFSSGLLLSNNNMDVLIKAGISALGSIFSGILAIGALSFFENAFDIMTNVKLLELSNPNNPLLRKILMEAPGTYHHSMLVANLGEMAAENIGANPILTRIGAYYHDVGKTVRPIFFKENQMGKENPHDKISPDLSALIIVSHVKDGIELAEKNKIPTGIKDIIQQHHGTTLVKYFYITAKNNAENPEAVNEDEYRYPGPIPQSKEAGIIMLADSVEAAVRSINDPTKEKIEEMVEKIIKDKLDNGQLDECDLTLKDIKNIKLCFLKALNGIYHQRIEYPTDKNSKKES
- the ybeY gene encoding rRNA maturation RNase YbeY — encoded protein: MIYVDNRQNKITVNSELEEILSKTISFALQEEEVKVPYEVSLVFVDNEDIRKINNETRHIDKETDVLSFPMLDYPKAKVFKEVYKEYNFDKTFLDGEDLILGDIVLSLEKALEQSKEFNHSFNREVAYLVVHSILHLLGYDHMEEDEKIIMRGREEEILKKLYLTRD
- a CDS encoding diacylglycerol kinase translates to MKVRKLVDSFNYAINGILDTLRTQRNMQIHFAVTVIVLISCLLFDISKIEFLILSITICMVISAELVNTAIESVVDLAANYYHPVAKIAKNAAAGAVLITAVNAVVVGYIIFWDKLTNITFKVLGAIKSSSPYTIFIALVLVCILTIIVKAYFGEGTPLKGGMPSGHSALSFSLATAITLITEQPICIVLSFLMALITAQSRVDAEVHSIWEVAAGAVFGTLLTILVFKIFAGQ
- the era gene encoding GTPase Era, which gives rise to MFKSGFVSIVGRPNVGKSTLTNLLMGEKLAIVSNKPQTTRKNMQTILTTDDYQMIFVDTPGIHKPKHKLGEFMVNAAKDSFKDVDLVLFLTTPEGDLGKGDQFILEALKNTKAPVFLVLNKVDENTREKVAETLQKYSSALEFAEIIPISALKSKNTDTLLKLMVDYMPEGPKYYPEDMITDVQERFIISEIVREKALRNLSQEVPHGIAVDIIQMKQNDKGMYNIEVDLICEKASHKGIIIGKDGQTLKKIGERARMDIEKFLDARVNLKIWVKVRKEWRDNQLLLNELGYKKSK
- the recO gene encoding DNA repair protein RecO, with amino-acid sequence MGLVKTKGVVIKTKDFKENDKLVWIFSQERGKITTIAKGAKKSKSKFLSPTLPLAYGEFVMFKGKSLYNLQEVKLLNSFQKLLDNLEKLTYSSYVCELVDISMQDEEPNEELYKDFITCLYLLDTDALDYELLIRAFELKVLKATGYGLNFDNCVICKRKLNSSDYINLSYYGGVCEDCEKTNGLKISKAAFSALRFLNKTSMDKVYRLSLSKDVKKEIEKINTSIIFSNYSKKPKSLEMLKFIEE